CGGTAACCGTTGGTTCGGTCTAGTGCTCGACTACCAGCTTCTGCGTTGCACTGTAACCCTCGGTCGCTACCTTCACCAGGTACACGCCCGCGTCCAGCTTCCGCAGATCCAGGTTCGCCGTTCCAGTCCGTCCAGCCGCCATCGTCTGCGCAACCACCGTACGCCCGGTCACGTCGAATACGCTCAACGTAACCAGCCCGGCACTCGGC
This portion of the bacterium genome encodes:
- a CDS encoding T9SS type A sorting domain-containing protein, with the protein product PSAGLVTLSVFDVTGRTVVAQTMAAGRTGTANLDLRKLDAGVYLVKVATEGYSATQKLVVEH